In one window of Niallia sp. Man26 DNA:
- a CDS encoding lactate racemase domain-containing protein — protein sequence MGILEELLKDIPVPKMAKVKVSFDDSKIDDLGSVLMKKLQSEQIVKNIKPGMEIAVAVGSRGLDRITELTAVTVKFLKGLGAKPFIVPSMGSHGGATAEGQRAVLEHLGISKESVGAEIRSSMEVEQVGKLANSLPVYVDKYALQADGIVVINRIKPHTAFRGPVESGIMKMISIGLGKQKGAEACHQMGFKYMAENVPAMAKVIMKKTPFLFGVATVENAFDKIATVEVLTPEEVIETEPALQIKAKSLLPKLFFDQLDVLVIDEIGKNISGDGMDPNITGRYPTSYASGGPDVNKMVVLDVTPQSEGNANGVGTADFTTQRLLNKMDREGTYANGLTSTVVAPTKIATTLPNDKMALQAAVKTCNILNFHDVKLVRIKNTLVLSEIEVSESLLEYVNNHPNMEQITGLYEVPFNEQGNLF from the coding sequence ATGGGTATTCTTGAAGAATTATTAAAAGACATACCAGTCCCAAAAATGGCAAAAGTGAAGGTTTCATTTGATGATAGCAAAATAGATGATCTCGGTTCCGTCTTAATGAAGAAGTTACAAAGTGAGCAAATAGTAAAAAATATTAAACCAGGCATGGAAATAGCCGTTGCTGTCGGAAGCAGGGGGCTAGATCGAATCACCGAGCTTACTGCTGTAACAGTGAAATTTCTCAAAGGTTTAGGTGCAAAACCTTTTATAGTCCCAAGCATGGGCAGCCATGGTGGAGCAACGGCAGAGGGCCAGAGAGCCGTTCTCGAGCATCTTGGTATTTCGAAAGAATCAGTAGGAGCAGAGATTCGTTCCTCCATGGAAGTAGAGCAGGTCGGCAAATTAGCAAATAGTTTACCAGTATATGTAGATAAATATGCCTTGCAAGCAGACGGCATCGTGGTGATTAACCGCATCAAGCCACACACAGCCTTTCGTGGACCTGTTGAGAGCGGCATTATGAAGATGATAAGCATTGGTCTGGGCAAACAAAAAGGTGCTGAGGCCTGTCATCAAATGGGATTTAAATATATGGCAGAAAACGTTCCTGCCATGGCAAAGGTCATTATGAAGAAAACCCCCTTTCTGTTCGGTGTAGCGACAGTGGAAAATGCATTCGATAAAATAGCCACGGTGGAAGTGCTGACACCAGAAGAAGTGATTGAAACGGAGCCTGCCTTGCAGATAAAAGCAAAGTCATTATTGCCTAAACTTTTTTTTGACCAGCTTGATGTCCTTGTGATTGATGAAATCGGCAAGAATATTAGCGGTGACGGAATGGATCCCAATATTACTGGCCGCTATCCTACGTCATATGCATCAGGCGGCCCAGATGTAAACAAGATGGTTGTGCTAGATGTCACTCCACAATCAGAAGGAAACGCGAATGGTGTTGGAACGGCAGATTTCACCACACAACGTTTGCTCAACAAGATGGACAGAGAAGGGACGTATGCTAATGGCCTGACCTCCACTGTTGTAGCACCAACAAAAATTGCCACAACATTGCCAAACGATAAAATGGCTCTTCAAGCAGCAGTGAAAACATGCAATATCTTAAACTTTCACGATGTTAAACTTGTTCGCATTAAAAACACCTTAGTATTAAGTGAGATTGAAGTATCTGAAAGCTTACTTGAATATGTGAACAATCATCCTAATATGGAGCAAATTACTGGCCTTTATGAAGTTCCTTTTAATGAGCAAGGCAATTTATTTTAG
- a CDS encoding sugar phosphate isomerase/epimerase codes for MKSGKIGVQMFNLKNKIEELGVYETMKKIHELGYRYVEVTQVQMTEENVSELRRASLDFNIKVAAISAPLDSMPGSQGESLTADFDKIVSDCITLDCNFIRIGMMPVNLMGDKIKAMEYITEAEKMAERLKQHGIELYYHNHHIEFEKYDGKCLLDIMREQTSNLGFELDVHWAQRGGANPIDVINRFAGRVSLIHLKDYRIGPIDLGDLRDMSDFMSKFTGNIEFAELGTGNLDIKGIMEAGMKAGVQYFLIEQDDTYGRDPFDCLKDSGDYLRQLGYADLF; via the coding sequence ATGAAAAGCGGAAAAATAGGTGTTCAAATGTTCAATTTAAAAAATAAAATAGAAGAATTGGGCGTCTATGAAACAATGAAAAAAATTCATGAGCTGGGCTACCGCTATGTAGAAGTCACACAAGTTCAAATGACAGAGGAAAATGTGTCTGAATTGAGAAGAGCAAGCTTAGACTTTAATATCAAAGTCGCAGCGATCAGCGCTCCCCTTGATTCAATGCCAGGGAGCCAAGGTGAATCTTTAACAGCAGATTTTGATAAGATTGTCAGTGATTGTATAACATTAGATTGTAATTTTATTAGAATTGGTATGATGCCTGTTAATTTAATGGGAGATAAAATCAAGGCGATGGAGTATATTACCGAAGCTGAAAAGATGGCCGAACGGCTCAAACAGCATGGAATAGAGCTGTATTACCATAACCATCATATTGAGTTTGAGAAATATGACGGGAAGTGCCTGCTGGATATTATGAGAGAGCAAACGTCCAATCTCGGCTTTGAACTCGATGTTCACTGGGCCCAAAGAGGAGGAGCAAACCCGATAGATGTCATCAATCGTTTTGCCGGGCGTGTCTCACTCATTCATTTAAAGGATTATCGCATCGGACCAATTGATTTAGGAGATTTAAGGGATATGTCCGATTTCATGAGCAAATTTACAGGTAATATTGAATTTGCTGAGCTTGGCACAGGCAATCTGGACATTAAAGGGATTATGGAAGCTGGAATGAAAGCAGGAGTTCAATATTTTTTGATTGAACAAGACGACACTTATGGCAGAGATCCATTTGATTGCCTTAAAGATTCAGGAGACTATTTAAGACAATTAGGGTATGCAGATTTGTTCTGA
- a CDS encoding Gfo/Idh/MocA family oxidoreductase → MLKAAVIGLGDISKIHLAAIQANPDVELTAVCDVDPKCKAIVPHVNFYEDYEAMLAEEVLDCVHICLPHYLHYPATVACVEAGINVFLEKPIALTHKEGYSLVELEKKHKHVKICVCLQNRYNKTVEVLNEMVESGHYGPVLGIKGLVTWNRPKAYYDVKPWRGKMKYAGGGVMINQSIHTLDLMQLLGGDIDSIRGSIDQLLDYEIEVEDTASAHIQFANGATGLFFATISNERNSSVELQVTFKEEKFTIKDSILTRADEENKKIELATDDRLTGTKFYYGASHAKLINRFYQCIASDSDKYTHVKDAFMSMKMIDAIRQSSEEKRRVRMEELN, encoded by the coding sequence ATGCTGAAAGCAGCGGTAATTGGACTTGGTGATATCTCAAAAATTCATCTTGCCGCCATACAGGCAAACCCAGATGTGGAATTAACGGCAGTATGTGATGTAGACCCGAAGTGTAAAGCAATAGTGCCTCATGTGAATTTTTACGAAGATTATGAAGCAATGCTGGCAGAGGAAGTGCTGGACTGTGTACATATTTGCTTGCCGCACTATCTTCACTATCCTGCAACAGTAGCTTGTGTGGAAGCGGGCATTAATGTCTTTCTCGAAAAGCCTATCGCATTGACTCATAAAGAGGGTTATTCCTTAGTGGAACTAGAAAAAAAACATAAGCATGTGAAAATCTGTGTGTGCTTACAGAATCGGTACAATAAAACAGTTGAAGTGCTGAATGAAATGGTTGAAAGCGGCCATTATGGTCCAGTTCTGGGAATAAAGGGGCTGGTTACATGGAATAGGCCAAAGGCTTATTATGACGTAAAACCATGGCGAGGCAAGATGAAGTATGCCGGCGGTGGCGTGATGATTAACCAATCGATTCATACTTTAGATTTAATGCAGCTCCTCGGGGGAGACATAGATTCAATCAGAGGATCAATCGATCAATTACTTGATTATGAAATAGAGGTGGAGGATACAGCAAGTGCTCATATTCAATTTGCCAACGGTGCCACAGGGTTGTTCTTTGCGACGATTTCAAATGAACGAAACTCCAGTGTAGAGCTGCAAGTCACATTTAAGGAAGAAAAATTTACGATAAAGGACAGTATTTTAACAAGAGCTGATGAAGAGAATAAAAAGATAGAATTAGCAACAGATGACAGACTTACTGGGACGAAGTTCTATTATGGAGCGAGCCACGCTAAGCTGATTAATCGGTTCTATCAATGTATTGCATCAGACAGCGACAAGTATACCCATGTGAAGGACGCCTTTATGTCCATGAAAATGATTGATGCAATCAGGCAATCATCAGAAGAAAAAAGACGTGTCAGAATGGAGGAGCTAAATTGA
- a CDS encoding Gfo/Idh/MocA family oxidoreductase gives MGSKVRLGVIGLGAQGGAYADFLAEGRVANMVLGAICDIDPAKKTAAAEKFPGIPFYDNYIDMLKGSEIDAIVTCVPHYLHPEMAIEALKRDIHALVEKPAGVYTKQVKEMNDFAATKPELTFGIMFNQRTNPLYQTLKSLIDTGEIGNIRRTNWMITTWWRPQGYYDQGAWRATWNGEGGGVLVNQAPHQIDLLQWICGMPKKVYSNVKYGFQRNIAVEDEVTALLDYGNGATGVFITCTHDVIGTDRFEILGDKGKIVVDDSQKITIKRLVKPESEMSATMSMHEVTKIFMGGNTQELYSEEVLEFESVWGEQHIAVLENFAANIIDGTPLLAPGSDGINGVALANAIHLSSWLDKEVELPIDEEVYLAELNKKIEAEKLNPIKS, from the coding sequence ATGGGCAGCAAAGTGAGATTAGGTGTTATTGGGTTAGGAGCTCAAGGAGGAGCATATGCTGACTTTTTGGCAGAGGGGCGAGTCGCAAATATGGTGCTAGGGGCGATTTGTGATATTGATCCAGCGAAAAAGACAGCAGCAGCTGAGAAGTTTCCTGGTATTCCTTTTTATGATAACTATATTGACATGCTTAAAGGAAGTGAGATAGACGCAATCGTCACATGCGTTCCTCATTATCTTCATCCTGAAATGGCGATTGAAGCATTAAAAAGAGATATTCATGCACTTGTTGAAAAACCAGCAGGTGTTTATACAAAACAAGTCAAAGAAATGAATGATTTTGCAGCAACAAAACCGGAATTAACCTTTGGGATTATGTTTAATCAACGGACAAATCCACTTTACCAAACTTTAAAGAGTTTAATAGATACAGGGGAAATTGGCAACATCCGCCGCACAAACTGGATGATAACAACATGGTGGAGGCCGCAAGGATATTATGACCAAGGAGCATGGAGAGCCACTTGGAATGGTGAAGGCGGCGGTGTCCTTGTCAATCAGGCGCCCCATCAAATTGATTTGCTGCAATGGATTTGCGGGATGCCAAAGAAAGTTTATTCTAATGTGAAATATGGATTTCAGCGCAATATTGCTGTGGAAGATGAAGTAACTGCATTGCTTGATTACGGAAATGGTGCGACAGGTGTGTTCATTACTTGTACACATGATGTAATAGGGACGGACCGTTTTGAAATATTGGGAGACAAGGGGAAAATCGTTGTTGATGACAGTCAGAAAATAACGATTAAACGCCTTGTTAAACCAGAGTCAGAAATGAGTGCTACTATGAGCATGCATGAGGTGACAAAAATATTTATGGGCGGCAATACACAAGAGCTCTATTCAGAAGAGGTGCTAGAATTCGAGAGTGTTTGGGGAGAGCAGCATATCGCTGTTTTGGAAAACTTTGCAGCTAATATTATAGACGGCACGCCGCTCCTTGCCCCTGGCTCTGATGGAATCAATGGGGTTGCACTGGCAAATGCCATTCATCTGTCGAGCTGGTTAGACAAAGAAGTAGAGCTGCCAATTGATGAAGAGGTATATCTAGCTGAGTTAAACAAAAAGATAGAAGCGGAAAAACTAAACCCAATTAAAAGCTGA